The Canis lupus dingo isolate Sandy chromosome 18, ASM325472v2, whole genome shotgun sequence genome includes the window GCAGTGGCGTTGGAGATGAAAAAGGTAATGCTTGTAGTGCTCATGCTCAGCTCCGAGATGCTTCCCCCCCCCTTCCATCTGGATACTTACTCCTTTGGCTCTGACAAGACCAGTGCCCGCAGTACGATGACCTGTCCAGGCCAGAGACCCCGAGGAAGAGCACACGAGCAGGGCACCTTCTGTAGGAGGATAGGAGATGACTGAGTGGGGAGGCACACAGGAGTTTGGGGAGGGCTGCTGCCTCTAGGCCTGCAGCCGGGAGATTCAgctctgctcatttcttaaaCATCTACTGCAGGCCTCAGCTCTCCCTGGCCTTTTGGGGCTCTGAGCCCCTGACATGTCCCCCCCCCCATTGCTGCATCCTGAACCACCTGCTCATTGATCTGCCTCCCCACCAGCCTGCAAGTACCTGGAGGGCTGGGACTAGCTGGTCCCTctctcccagggcctggcaccagGCCTGGTACAGAGGAGTAGCAAATAATTGTGTGCAGAATaagtggaaaaaagggaagatgAAGCTAGAGCTTCAGCCTGAAGCTGCCTGACCCACCCATGCAGCCTGCAGGTTTCTATAAAGGAACGGGGCAGCTTGACGCTGAGGGCATTTCCCAACAGGTAGGGGTGGGACAACACCCGGGAGGACACCACCACCAGACCCAGAAGGGAGGTCACTCACCAGGCTGGGGCTCTTCAGCAGGAAGGGCTAACAAGGAGAGAAACAGGACATGGAAGCCATGCAGTGCTTGCTCAGTGAGAGAGTTCTCAACATTATTATTAAGaactgggggtacctgggtgttgTCAATCTCAGACAATACAGGCGACTGATTAGAGCCCCAGGGGGGTCCCTCTTGGATCCAGATGGACCCCAGGTCTGGAATAATGGGGAGGAGCTAGACAGATGGTCTGTCATTCACTCATTGTGAATGTGGCCTTGGGCCTCATTGCCCCTCCCTCCTGACAAGCCCACCCCAGCTGCTTCCCCGGGTTGTGAGAAGAGAAGTGTTCCCAGCCGAGTGGGATCTCCTGAGAGGACTCCTGGAGCTCTGGCCATCCTGGGCAGCCAGTGCATCCCGTCCATCTTCCCAAGCTGGCCCTGCTGGCTCGGGCTGGGAGAGGCGAATCAAGGCCTGCTGGGGACCAAGAAGGGCTGGCAGTATCCATGGCAACTGCGCAGTGAGGGAAGATGGGGCAGCTGGCTTTTCTTAACTTGGGCAGCGGCCCAGTGAGTGGCAGGTcaggctgggggagcagggatccctggtggaACCACAGAGGCCAACCTGGCTCCCAAGAGACTCACATATCCAATGGGATACTCGATGCCGCCCTCCGCAAACGGCtgttgggaaggagagaaagccaCACGCGGGATTCAGGAGCACTGCAAGCTCAGGGTCATTATTTGGCTCCCGCCTACCCTGTCTGTCCAGGGGCTGtccagggggtgggcagaggctgGCTTTGGCAGCTCCTCATTCTCCCTGTACACctagtcagtggttctcaaacttggcatTTGGCAGTGCTGATTCCTGGGCCCCAACTTAGACTTACTGAGTCAGAATGTCTGGTGGCAGGTcctagaaatctgcatttttcatAAGCTCCTTGGGGGCGAATGACAGAGCTAGCTGCTGTTTGGGCCTTGTGGCTCCAAGTGTCCAAGTGATCCACCTCCTTGCCGTGGCCTTCGGGTCCCCTTCTGTGGTCAGCTCCTCACCCCCCTCATATCCTGCAACTTGATGGATCCCCTCCCCCTTGGTTATAGCTGGTGTGACAGGGCCTGCCTGGGGCAGAGGGGGTGGTCCTGGGCCCATCCAGACATCAGGGGAAGTCGGGGGCAGTTGCCATTCAGGGAACTCACACTGGCCCCAAGGGAACTCACATTTATGTTCAGGAATCCGATGGCCTCCACCAAGATGTTGCCAAATATGCCCAGAGTGTCCACACGAGACAGCGGGAGCCGATAGTGGTAGTGGAGAAAATGTTGTCCGTTCACACTCACCTGGatagacagacaggcagacagaccgACAGACAGCTCAGCTGCACCTGAGCTGATGTACACTGAATCCATACGAACGTGCCTGGCATCGCTGGGCGCTCTTACCTGGAGTGTCCCACATTTACCCGCACACCAACTCTGAGAGACACATTTGACAGACAAGGTACCCAAGGCTTGGTGAGCTTAGGTGACCTTCCCAAGGTTGCAGGGCTGGCCTTAGAACCAAGGtacctttctctgtccctctgcccctgacaCCCCACACCATCCCTCTTTTCACCTCTCAGCAGACCTATCAGCAGCGGCAACCACCCTATcccaggtgaggaaatggaggttcaGGTGGCTGTGTGAACCCCTATGCCACAGaaccctccctcctctgctggcTCTCACCAGCCCCCCTTTTCCCTGGAGAGGTCAAGGTCCTGGCATCTCTCTGGCAGGAGTTCACATCTGGAAAGCCTGGAAGTGGAGTTCTTTCTCCCTGGCCTGGGCCCTCCACCACCATGAGACGGGGAGGACATGAGTACCCACCTTGTGTGCTGTCGTGAGGCCCTAACGAGCTGATATGTAGGGGCTAGAACGGAGCCCAGCGTATTGCAGGCACTCTCGAAGAGCTTGGTATGACTATGGCAGTGGTGCCCTCTCCAGGGCCTAGTGTACCAGGCCATGTGGGCGCTGGGCAGCTTGGAATGGGGCCTGGTGGCTGCTTGGGTTCTTGAGCCCTCCTGGCAATGCCCCTCAACACAATGATGTGGGCAGCTCAGCGGAAGGACGGACACAGGTTCTAGGCAATGATGTCCACCCCTTCTACTCACCTTCATTTCCTCgtttccaaagagaaagagaatgaggaagcTGGCTCCTCTCTGCAGGGTCAGGTGGGGCCACCGGGCCTCGGCTTGCCAGCGCCCGTGCTGCAGGGTGTTGCAGATAACGTGGGGCTTGGTGGTGTGGAAGCGAGGGTTGAAGTGGATAGCGATATCGGGCCGGGGATGCAGGCTGCAGCCGCACTGGAAGTCCACCTGGAACCTGGTGAGAGGTGCTCTCAAAAGGCACCCCTGGTCAGAAGCCCCGAGACCCCGAAGGCAGGGAGCAGCCTCCAGCTCGATGCCTCTGGGGCTGAGCTTCAGCAGCGCCATGGAGCACCCCTTACCTGTGTGCATCTTCAGGGACCATTCCCTGGAGCATGACCATCTTGCCTGCACGCAGGCCGCCGAAAATGGTTGTCACATAAGGAACCACCTGAAAAAGGGGAGAAGGCTATCCATAGAGGGTTGGAGAAAGGGTCTTACTAGGGACCCCCATGtcaggcaggtgggtgggcagagaAGAAGAACATTTGATTCTCCTTCCCCAACAGAAAAATGTCCTTATGGGGAAAAATTCGTTTTCTCTGAAATGTTCTCTTGCACCTTCTCCCCTTTCCCGGACCTTCACATGTCAAAGCCACGTTGCCAAATTCAGCTCCATTGGCCCCTTGGAGGACCAGCCTTGCCCCTCTCCCCCGCTCCTTGAGCATAGTCGTGTCCTCAGTGAGACCTGATGTCCACTGGATGCCACCCTGGCTTCCAGAGGCCTGGTATCGAGGTCCTGAGGACTTTTACTGGCTAGAGCTCAGGATCTGGAAGGGTGGcggggggcaggaggctggacAAGTTGGGACCCTGATATGAATACTTGGAGAGATACCCAACAGTGGCCTAGCCTACCAGCCTGGGCTCACCTTTCCCCACACAGAAGCTCTGCAGGATTCCTAAAACGCAGTACACCTTTACAACTCGCTGCCTTTTCAGGGCTGCTTCCtgtgccctccctctgccctgtgagATCCAACTTGAGTTTCAAGGTTCTCTGACACCTTCTCCAAGCACTGTCCATCACGTGACTgagtttttccttccctcccctgtgTTCCCAGAATGCTTCACTTGCAGCTCTAGCTTGGCCATTGGCCAGCTCACAGGGAGACCAGGGGGCTGGCTGTTTCTGCTGGAGGCACTGGCCACTCAGAGCTGAGGCCCTGTCTTTCCCTTCTGTGCTCCGC containing:
- the LGALS12 gene encoding galectin-12 isoform X6 yields the protein MSPGEKLDPLPDIFILQPPVFHPVVPYVTTIFGGLRAGKMVMLQGMVPEDAHRFQVDFQCGCSLHPRPDIAIHFNPRFHTTKPHVICNTLQHGRWQAEARWPHLTLQRGASFLILFLFGNEEMKVSVNGQHFLHYHYRLPLSRVDTLGIFGNILVEAIGFLNINPFAEGGIEYPIGYPFLLKSPSLKVPCSCALPRGLWPGQVIVLRALVLSEPKEQNSGLDLALGMQEAYLSPLHLLPTAILRGAAPMPGGRPEAGAQWAGPGSHQSAPAGPRAAAGAPDQWQRPALLCPLLTSEPGTPPGKRRASRCLAPHRWLSSPPFKKIRGRIQHRGVSCSVHSMIQKEAAFPKELLQARRRVVLLCVFSLHFFPIPKGFSK
- the LGALS12 gene encoding galectin-12 isoform X11: MSPGEKLDPLPDIFILQPPVFHPVVPYVTTIFGGLRAGKMVMLQGMVPEDAHRFQVDFQCGCSLHPRPDIAIHFNPRFHTTKPHVICNTLQHGRWQAEARWPHLTLQRGASFLILFLFGNEEMKVSVNGQHFLHYHYRLPLSRVDTLGIFGNILVEAIGFLNINKVPCSCALPRGLWPGQVIVLRALVLSEPKDFTLSLSDEAAHVPVTLRASFADRTLAWISPWGCKKLISAPFIFYPQRFFEVLLLCQEGGLKLALNGQGLGAISLHQQALEQLRELRISGSVQLYCVHY
- the LGALS12 gene encoding galectin-12 isoform X9, with translation MSPGEKLDPLPDIFILQPPVFHPVVPYVTTIFGGLRAGKMVMLQGMVPEDAHRFQVDFQCGCSLHPRPDIAIHFNPRFHTTKPHVICNTLQHGRWQAEARWPHLTLQRGASFLILFLFGNEEMKVSVNGQHFLHYHYRLPLSRVDTLGIFGNILVEAIGFLNINPFAEGGIEYPIGYKVPCSCALPRGLWPGQVIVLRALVLSEPKDFTLSLSDEAAHVPVTLRASFADRTLAWISPWGCKKLISAPFIFYPQRFFEVLLLCQEGGLKLALNGQGLGAISLHQQALEQLRELRISGSVQLYCVHY
- the LGALS12 gene encoding galectin-12 isoform X10, whose amino-acid sequence is MSPGEKLDPLPDIFILQPPVFHPVVPYVTTIFGGLRAGKMVMLQGMVPEDAHRFQVDFQCGCSLHPRPDIAIHFNPRFHTTKPHVICNTLQHGRWQAEARWPHLTLQRGASFLILFLFGNEEMKVSVNGQHFLHYHYRLPLSRVDTLGIFGNILVEAIGFLNINPFAEGGIEYPIGYPFLLKSPSLKVPCSCALPRGLWPGQVIVLRALVLSEPKDFETWSYLDVEEHYGPARTFLQITPTRSHQHQDLAQCLAFSKPTINAVTIVFWKQLWLEMGKGSRNWRAWNSPLSGVSS
- the LGALS12 gene encoding galectin-12 isoform X7 translates to MSPGEKLDPLPDIFILQPPVFHPVVPYVTTIFGGLRAGKMVMLQGMVPEDAHRFQVDFQCGCSLHPRPDIAIHFNPRFHTTKPHVICNTLQHGRWQAEARWPHLTLQRGASFLILFLFGNEEMKVSVNGQHFLHYHYRLPLSRVDTLGIFGNILVEAIGFLNINPFAEGGIEYPIGYPFLLKSPSLKVPCSCALPRGLWPGQVIVLRALVLSEPKEQNSGLDLALGMQEAYLSPLHLLPTAILRGAAPMPGGRPEAGAQWAGPGSHQSAPAGPRAAAGAPDQWQRPALLCPLLTSEPGTPPGKRRASRCLAPHRWLSSPPFKKIRGMPVTTT
- the LGALS12 gene encoding galectin-12 isoform X8 — its product is MSPGEKLDPLPDIFILQPPVFHPVVPYVTTIFGGLRAGKMVMLQGMVPEDAHRFQVDFQCGCSLHPRPDIAIHFNPRFHTTKPHVICNTLQHGRWQAEARWPHLTLQRGASFLILFLFGNEEMKVSVNGQHFLHYHYRLPLSRVDTLGIFGNILVEAIGFLNINPFAEGGIEYPIGYPFLLKSPSLKVPCSCALPRGLWPGQVIVLRALVLSEPKDFTLSLSDEAAHVPVTLRASFADRTLAWISPWGCKKLISAPFIFYPQRFFEVLLLCQEGGLKLALNGQGLGAISLHQQALEQLRELRISGSVQLYCVHY
- the LGALS12 gene encoding galectin-12 isoform X12, which gives rise to MSPGEKLDPLPDIFILQPPVFHPVVPYVTTIFGGLRAGKMVMLQGMVPEDAHRFQVDFQCGCSLHPRPDIAIHFNPRFHTTKPHVICNTLQHGRWQAEARWPHLTLQRGASFLILFLFGNEEMKVSVNGQHFLHYHYRLPLSRVDTLGIFGNILVEAIGFLNINPFAEGGIEYPIGYKVPCSCALPRGLWPGQVIVLRALVLSEPKDFETWSYLDVEEHYGPARTFLQITPTRSHQHQDLAQCLAFSKPTINAVTIVFWKQLWLEMGKGSRNWRAWNSPLSGVSS